In Rhinolophus ferrumequinum isolate MPI-CBG mRhiFer1 chromosome 25, mRhiFer1_v1.p, whole genome shotgun sequence, the following proteins share a genomic window:
- the YPEL1 gene encoding protein yippee-like 1, translating to MVKMTKSKTFQAYLPNCHRTYSCVHCRAHLANHDELISKSFQGSQGRAYLFNSVVNVGCGPAEERVLLTGLHAVADIYCENCKTTLGWKYEHAFESSQKYKEGKFIIELAHMIKDNGWE from the exons ATGGTGAAGATGACAAAATCCAAAACTTTCCAAGCTTATCTGCCAAACTGTCACCGAACGTACAGCTGTGTCCATTGCAGAGCCCACCTGGCAAATCACGACGAGCTGATCTCTAAG tccTTTCAGGGAAGTCAGGGGCGTGCCTACCTCTTCAATTCTGT GGTGAACGTGGGCTGCGGCCCTGCAGAGGAGCGAGTCCTTCTCACTGGCCTACACGCTGTCGCAGACATCTACTGTGAAAACTGCAAAACCACACTCGGGTGGAAATAC gaacatgCCTTTGAGAGCAGTCAGAAATATAAGGAAGGAAAATTTATTATTGAGCTTGCCCACATGATCAAAGACAACGGTTGGGAGTAG
- the PPIL2 gene encoding RING-type E3 ubiquitin-protein ligase PPIL2 codes for MGKRQHQKDKMYITCAEYTHFYGGKKPDIPQTNFRRLPFDHCSLSLQPFTYPVCTPEGVVFDLLNIVPWLKKYGTNPSNGEKLDGRSLIKLNFAKNSEDKYHCPVLFTVFTNNTHIVAIRTSGNVYAYEAVEQLNIKAKNFRDLLTDEPFSRQDIITLQDPTNLDKFNVSNFFHVKNNMKMTDPDEEKAKQDPSYYLKNTNAETRETLQELYREFKGDEVLAATMKVPEKKKVDKLNAAHYSTGKVSASFTSTAMVPETTHEAAAIDEDVLRYQFVKKKGYVRLHTNRGDLNLELHCDMTPRTCENFIKLCKKQYYDGTVFHRSIRNFVIQGGDPTGTGTGGESHWGKPFRDEFRPNLSHTGRGILSMANSGPNTNKSQFFITFRSCAYLDKKHTIFGRVVGGFDTLTAMENVESDPKTDRPKEEIRIDSTTVFVDPYEEADAQIAEERKKTQLQEAAPESTVKKSQPKPGSQGPPTYRQGVGKYINPAATKRVAEEEPSTSTAVPVAKKKPSRGFGDFSSW; via the exons atatCCCACAAACAAATTTTCGTCGTTTACCTTTTGACCACTGCAG tctctctctgcaGCCCTTCACCTACCCGGTCTGCACCCCGGAAGGCGTTGTCTTCGACTTGCT GAACATCGTCCCATGGCTTAAGAAGTATGGGACCAACCCCAGCAATGGCGAG AAACTGGATGGGCGGTCCCTGATCAAGCTTAACTTTGCAAAGAACAGCGAAG ACAAGTACCACTGCCCGGTGCTCTTCACCGTGTTCACCAACAACACCCACATCGTAGCCATCAGGACCAGTGGGAACGTCTACGCCTACGAG GCAGTGGAGCAGCTAAACATCAAGGCCAAGAACTTTCGAGATCTGCTGACCGACGAGCCCTTCTCCCGGCAGGACATCATCACCCTCCAG GACCCCACCAACTTGGACAAATTCAACGTCTCCAACTTCTTTCATGTTAAGAATAACATGAAAATGACAGACCCAG ATGAAGAAAAGGCCAAACAGGACCCATcgtattatttgaaaaatacaaatgctgAGACTCGAGAGACATTGCAGGAGCTCTACAGGGAGTTCAAAGGGGATGAGGTCCTGGCGGCCACCATGAAAGTCCCAGAGAAGAAGAAGGTGGACAAGTTGAACGCT GCGCACTACTCCACCGGGAAGGTTAGTGCCTCCTTCACCTCCACCGCCATGGTTCCAGAGACCACGCATGAAGCAG CCGCCATTGACGAGGACGTGCTGCGCTACCAGTTTGTGAAGAAGAAGGGCTACGTGCGGCTGCACACCAACAGGGGCGACCTCAATCTGGAGCTGCACTGTGACATG ACACCGAGAACCTGCGAAAACTTCATCAAGCTATGCAAGAAGCAGTATTACGATGGCACCGTCTTCCACAGATCCATCAGGAACTTCGTG ATCCAGGGGGGTGACCCCACCGGCACAGGCACAG GTGGGGAGTCGCACTGGGGCAAACCCTTCAGAGATGAGTTCCGGCCCAACCTGTCGCACACGGGCCGCGGCATCCTCAGCATGGCCAACTCGGGGCCCAACACCAACAAGTCTCAGTT CTTTATCACCTTCCGTTCCTGCGCTTACCTCGACAAGAAGCACACCATCTTTGGGCG GGTTGTTGGAGGCTTTGACACACTGACAGCCATGGAGAATGTGGAGAGTGACCCCAAAACTGACCGCCCTAAG GAGGAGATCCGCATAGACTCCACCACGGTGTTTGTGGACCCCTATGAGGAGGCTGACGCTCAG ATTGCTGAGGAGCGGAAGAAGACGCAGCTCCAGGAGGCGGCGCCAGAGAGCACAGTGAAGAAAAGCCAGCCCAAGCCAGGGAGCCAGGGCCCCCCGACATACCGCCAAGGGGTGGGCAAGTACATCAACCCGGCAGCCAC GAAACGTGTAGCAGAGGAAGAACCGTCAACCAGTACAGCTGTCCCCGTAGCCAAGAAAAAGCCCAGCCGCGGTTTTGGGGATTTCAGCTCATGGTAG